A genomic segment from Myxococcota bacterium encodes:
- a CDS encoding ABC transporter permease — MQALVQLALGAIRSHGLRSLLSLLGIAVGIAAVIVLTSIGEGTRRYILGQFSQFGTNLIAIHPGKAKTSGMPGVFGGSTKHLTLDDAVALGRIPGVGKVVPTVAGSARVEAAGRSRNVIVQGVTPDFEDVFHIRVRYGSFWPETDPRRGSQYAVLGPKLARELFPDASPLGEFVRVGTTRFRVCGVMEPKGSMLGIDLDDMAYLPVASALALFDLRDLTEIDLDYQPIEATERVRDDVVRVLSERHGEEDFTVTTQQAMVDVFGNVMTVITTAVGAIAGISLLVGAIGILTVMWIAVRERTSEVGLLRAIGASRLQVAGLFLAEAGAVALVGGAAGVALGLAIGAALRLAVPGLPVSTPLSFVLAALAVSGGVGLLSGVLPARRAARLDPIEALRGD, encoded by the coding sequence ATGCAGGCGCTCGTCCAGCTCGCGCTCGGTGCCATCCGCAGCCACGGCCTGCGCTCGCTGCTCTCGCTGCTCGGCATCGCCGTCGGCATCGCCGCGGTGATCGTGCTGACTTCGATCGGCGAGGGCACGCGCCGCTACATCCTCGGCCAGTTCTCGCAGTTCGGCACGAACCTGATCGCCATCCACCCGGGCAAGGCGAAGACATCGGGCATGCCCGGCGTGTTCGGCGGCAGCACGAAGCACCTGACGCTCGACGACGCCGTCGCGCTCGGGCGCATCCCCGGCGTCGGGAAGGTGGTGCCGACGGTCGCCGGCAGCGCGCGCGTCGAGGCCGCGGGGCGCAGCCGCAACGTGATCGTGCAGGGCGTGACTCCCGACTTCGAGGACGTCTTCCACATCCGCGTGCGCTACGGCTCGTTCTGGCCCGAGACCGACCCGCGCCGCGGCTCGCAGTACGCGGTGCTCGGCCCGAAGCTCGCGCGCGAGCTCTTCCCCGATGCGAGCCCGCTCGGCGAGTTCGTGCGCGTCGGCACCACGCGCTTCCGCGTGTGCGGCGTGATGGAGCCGAAGGGCAGCATGCTCGGCATCGACCTCGACGACATGGCCTACCTGCCGGTCGCATCCGCGCTCGCGCTCTTCGACCTGCGCGACCTGACCGAGATCGACCTCGACTATCAACCGATCGAGGCCACCGAGCGCGTGCGCGACGACGTCGTGCGCGTGCTCTCCGAGCGCCACGGCGAGGAGGACTTCACCGTCACGACGCAGCAGGCGATGGTCGACGTCTTCGGCAACGTCATGACGGTGATCACGACCGCGGTCGGCGCGATCGCGGGCATCTCGCTGCTCGTCGGCGCGATCGGGATCCTGACCGTCATGTGGATCGCGGTGCGCGAGCGCACCTCCGAGGTGGGCCTGCTGCGCGCGATCGGCGCGAGCCGCCTGCAGGTCGCGGGGCTCTTCCTCGCCGAGGCGGGCGCGGTCGCGCTCGTCGGCGGCGCCGCCGGGGTCGCGCTCGGGCTCGCGATCGGCGCCGCCCTCCGCCTCGCGGTCCCGGGCCTGCCCGTCTCGACGCCGCTGTCGTTCGTGCTCGCGGCGCTCGCGGTGAGCGGCGGGGTCGGCCTGCTGTCGGGCGTCCTGCCGGCGCGCCGCGCCGCGAGGCTCGACCCGATCGAGGCGCTGCGCGGCGACTAG
- a CDS encoding nuclear transport factor 2 family protein encodes MSALSDVLARYAACVTAGDVDGIVSLYADDASIQIPANGARHDGIDAIRAFYRDNELAETLEITGPACVAGSEGAVPMRARIRQGGQLLELDVIDVAALDGAGRLTRLRAFFDLEGARPVAG; translated from the coding sequence ATGTCCGCACTCTCCGACGTCCTCGCCCGCTATGCCGCCTGCGTCACCGCGGGCGACGTGGACGGCATCGTCTCGCTGTATGCCGACGACGCCTCGATCCAGATCCCGGCGAACGGCGCGCGCCACGACGGCATCGACGCCATCCGCGCCTTCTACCGCGACAACGAGCTCGCCGAGACGCTCGAGATCACGGGCCCGGCGTGCGTGGCGGGGAGCGAGGGCGCCGTGCCCATGCGGGCGCGCATCCGCCAGGGCGGGCAGCTCCTCGAGCTCGACGTGATCGACGTGGCCGCGCTCGACGGCGCCGGCCGCCTCACGCGGCTGCGCGCGTTCTTCGACCTCGAGGGCGCGCGGCCGGTCGCGGGCTAG
- a CDS encoding aldehyde dehydrogenase, translating into MAQPAPDFTEHRNFYIDGDWVASNSTNWLEVIGASTEQALGRVPDATTADIDRAVAAARRAFDSGPFPSWSPEERGEAIGRLSKALQARGPKLAELISRENGCPSQQSLGMQVFSATMVLDIYSQLAREFQFVDDRAGALGGRVRVRRAPVGVCAGVIPWNVPLFIAAMKLGPALAAGCTMVLKVSPETALDAYLIAEAVAEAGLPPGVVNVVAAGRETSEYLVRHRDIDKVSFTGSTVTGGRIGAICGEQIKRCTLELGGKSAAILLDDVDLATAMQPLLGAALMNNGQACGAQTRILAPRGRYKEIVDALAGAVGAMKLGDPLDPATNIGPVVSERQRDRILGYLASGKEQGARAACGGDRPKALDKGWYIEPTVFADVQNSMKIAQEEIFGPVLSVIPYGDVDEAVAIANDSDYGLCGSVWTPDIDRGADIAARVRTGCVAVNCGSILDFRAPFGGFKKSGLGRELGPEGIAPYTEYQSIIMPAA; encoded by the coding sequence ATGGCACAGCCCGCTCCCGACTTCACCGAGCACCGCAACTTCTACATCGACGGCGACTGGGTCGCGTCGAACAGCACGAACTGGCTCGAGGTCATCGGCGCCTCGACGGAGCAGGCGCTCGGCCGCGTGCCCGACGCGACGACCGCCGACATCGACCGCGCCGTCGCCGCCGCGCGCCGCGCGTTCGACTCCGGCCCGTTCCCGAGCTGGTCGCCCGAGGAGCGCGGCGAGGCGATCGGCCGCCTGTCGAAGGCGCTGCAGGCGCGCGGCCCGAAGCTCGCCGAGCTGATCTCGCGCGAGAACGGCTGCCCGTCGCAGCAGTCGCTCGGCATGCAGGTGTTCTCGGCGACGATGGTGCTCGACATCTACTCGCAGCTCGCGCGCGAGTTCCAGTTCGTCGACGATCGCGCGGGCGCGCTCGGCGGGCGCGTGCGCGTGCGCCGCGCGCCGGTCGGCGTGTGCGCGGGCGTCATTCCGTGGAACGTGCCGCTCTTCATCGCGGCGATGAAGCTCGGCCCGGCGCTCGCCGCCGGCTGCACCATGGTGCTCAAGGTGTCGCCCGAGACGGCGCTCGACGCGTACCTGATCGCGGAGGCCGTCGCCGAGGCGGGCCTGCCGCCGGGCGTCGTCAACGTCGTGGCCGCGGGCCGCGAGACGAGCGAGTACCTCGTCCGCCACCGCGACATCGACAAGGTGAGCTTCACGGGCAGCACCGTGACGGGCGGGCGCATCGGCGCGATCTGCGGCGAGCAGATCAAGCGCTGCACGCTCGAGCTCGGCGGCAAGTCGGCCGCCATCCTGCTCGACGACGTCGACCTCGCGACGGCCATGCAGCCGCTGCTCGGCGCAGCGCTCATGAACAACGGCCAGGCGTGCGGCGCGCAGACGCGCATCCTCGCGCCGCGCGGCCGCTACAAGGAGATCGTCGACGCGCTCGCGGGCGCGGTCGGCGCGATGAAGCTCGGCGACCCGCTCGACCCGGCGACGAACATCGGGCCGGTCGTGAGCGAGCGGCAGCGCGACCGCATCCTCGGCTACCTCGCCTCGGGCAAGGAGCAGGGCGCGCGCGCCGCGTGCGGCGGCGATCGCCCGAAGGCGCTCGACAAGGGCTGGTACATCGAGCCCACCGTCTTCGCCGACGTGCAGAACTCGATGAAGATCGCGCAGGAGGAGATCTTCGGGCCGGTGCTGTCCGTGATCCCGTACGGCGACGTCGACGAGGCGGTCGCGATCGCGAACGACTCGGACTACGGGCTGTGCGGCTCCGTCTGGACGCCCGACATCGACCGCGGCGCCGACATCGCGGCGCGCGTGCGCACGGGCTGCGTCGCGGTCAACTGCGGCTCCATCCTCGACTTCCGCGCGCCGTTCGGCGGCTTCAAGAAGTCGGGCCTCGGGCGCGAGCTCGGGCCGGAGGGCATCGCGCCGTACACGGAGTACCAGTCGATCATCATGCCCGCCGCCTAG